One window of Methanothermobacter tenebrarum genomic DNA carries:
- a CDS encoding DUF3344 domain-containing protein: protein MKGVKKLKNEQILFIALMVVLTVTLTGSAYADNYVGGKPLETVQEGNVTGDVAVDSYYGFNATDPKNVTYTFNYTIPDQATIKNATLYVLVYSGHMQEPRQTYINVTYNGQLLDNQSLYTRYNYPTEGGNNNTAILGPGHENDPYLMVNDHTMRVTSDYLLWYDVTNQTQKGDNWANVCTTGSYDGRIKLITLVVAYNLPDSTTGTRYWVNFGHDVSSYNDEDYTGETNFTGTVPGTVKDATLMIVHAASVDGIYTYNGNNLPNGTYERRGSYSGYEIWNITGYYNVNQTNTFTYHKSPGTGLSGYYKIILAIQKVTYTPNIDLRFQIASLQGGAAFVLENNTIQCTIRNNGTGTSPPATLALYANDVLVATATIPSIGPNGQVNCNITDPTIRPATPETLYGNNNQNLTYRVVIDPYNEIPETNEANNERTINALILYNGYKGKRWAYNGSDINTVEVYDGQYGMAYYAQPATTYASGTSGWSNYTVIFNGTQPSIPDGAIPVKAYLYAPYNWDNKGTLPWEGAATTYLTIQFNDAIFQPGNYTRWYWDQSNFGGYANYKYGLLVYDVTEYYKPNQENVVNVTLSVPASMQTHTLSMYPFTLLVIYNDTGSRRQIFLAEEYDILLLGSTYGTSPDETIAYINFNGTIDTNKVKNATYYAWATHAGPNEGNVYFNDQLLASGVWQGNSQTSYPEVFNVTGRLRPENNTAAIQGTDSGGMGAILQILLVEYEMEIKANFTASPTIGVVPLTVQFQDLSTGATEWLWDFGDGTNSTEQNPTHIYTQPGEYTVTLTVKGPGGEDTLTSYITVARVLNLQTNRTFDRIQDAINDNETQNGHIILVGEGNYTENIGLTKSLTLKANGVVNLIASNTGSNVIKVNANDTCVEGFIIQGATGSGAAGILVDGYDRCTLINNTVINNYYGIRLVNSEACMLRNNSIINNTRNLGVFTKFVHDIDTSNSVNGKPIYYLMNVQDMTFTGDVGFIGLVNATNITIKDISISNSQQGILLVNTTNSIIENVTLTQNRFGVDIFNSSMITIKDSTITDIDSVAIIFRQPTTENTIENNTIGNCGHSGIYCNDGITNSIIRYNNVQASLYGIIAYGDGNNTIAYNNITSGGLQIGSNNIVTDNIINPGSARSVIYIGGSNNLIANNTVYVADKSGIRTETGGNNTIINNTLIGTNKQGYGIVPLNSDTVQNNIVTDCNYGIWPYNARNCTITWNNVTGCNYGIYIVGGGNHTIHDNIIRENTKGIRLTGSGIGASTGNLLYNNYFINNTNQTEGDPSNNNWNTTEAGNYWSDYTGDDNNGDGIGDIPYQQDQKPLIVDLMIENVTITTNTIQVRVKNNGKADLTRISPNASFPVKIFYDTQESTHLIGPLAPGGSQTITQEITITLGSHQLNITILYNDTTHHLGDTSIRDANITNNIQNMTLTFLRDLKITNITYNPGNAAGHRELFANEPNMINITISNEGNLDAGQFKVKLTIGDYTRTKTITGLPANSTTNVTFDDFTPTIAEPVNITVIVDSDNEVEESDETNNSHETTATVYYNGYKGKRYTNGSDIITVLEFEGNINLIYSHGNATYQSSGWTTYTVTWTPTDLPVPENANIKAAFLYQPYTWNNGTIDFNATFNGETINPIAHYNDTKGYGTSNYPSGLVVYNITDKFQKNQDNTLVLTRGPSNLALYGSYIIIIYEDSNETYKRIWINQEADMLYSRPDYGVNDTEATAYAVFNNVQKTSNAMIIAVLASANEANKSKFYVNNQEYPGFWTAYNATTQMGFSIYNVTEALTNGTNILAFQSYNNGSNGDNMVAYQAILITEYKAANITVSNLTVSPTSGVAPLNITVTANLTNTGEVPGDYTANLKVNDTVVETRTVTVQAGETVPVTFTRTLQAGVYNVTIDDLPPVTVNVLKPANITVSNLTVSPTSGVAPLNITVTANLTNTGEVPGDYTANLKVNDTVVETRTVTVQAGETVPVTFTRTLQAGVYNVTIDDLPPVTVNVLKPANITVSNLTVSPTSGVAPLNITVTANLTNTGEVPGDYTANLKVNDTVVETRTVTVQAGETVPVTFTRTLQAGVYNVTIDNLEPVTVTVSSAGVRIVDLAVAANTIKSYYERYGRLPSSVTIAGQKYTMAQLLYLLTSATVNINAGNLAPINPRSVAPPPSPGGSYRHGRLYKSEYLRVAGNIMTFIGRYGRAPNYASTSLGRIPFQRLVYMYSKIIAFYGTNNRLPNYVRIVSSAGVRIVDLAVAANTIKSYYERYGRLPSSVTIAGQKYTMAQLLYLLTSATVNINAGNLAPINPRSVAPPPSPGGSYRHGRLYKSEYLRVAGNIMTFIGRYGRAPNYASTSLGRIPFQRLVYMYSKIIAFYGTNNRLPNYVRI from the coding sequence TACCAGGCACAGTCAAAGATGCAACCCTGATGATAGTCCATGCAGCAAGCGTTGATGGAATCTACACCTACAATGGCAATAATCTGCCAAATGGCACATACGAAAGACGGGGAAGCTACAGTGGATATGAAATATGGAACATCACAGGATACTACAATGTTAACCAGACAAACACTTTCACATATCATAAAAGTCCAGGCACAGGACTATCAGGCTACTACAAAATCATCCTAGCAATCCAGAAAGTAACCTACACACCAAACATAGATTTAAGGTTCCAAATAGCAAGTCTCCAAGGTGGAGCAGCATTTGTATTAGAGAACAATACAATACAATGCACAATCAGAAACAATGGCACGGGAACATCACCACCAGCAACACTAGCCCTTTATGCCAATGACGTGTTAGTTGCAACTGCAACCATACCATCCATAGGACCCAATGGCCAAGTAAATTGTAATATAACGGATCCTACGATTAGACCCGCCACTCCAGAGACGCTCTATGGTAACAATAATCAGAACTTGACTTACAGGGTTGTCATAGACCCATACAATGAAATCCCAGAGACTAATGAGGCGAACAATGAACGAACAATAAACGCCCTAATATTATACAATGGATACAAAGGGAAAAGGTGGGCCTATAATGGCTCAGACATTAACACAGTGGAGGTCTATGATGGTCAGTATGGCATGGCATATTATGCGCAGCCGGCCACAACCTATGCAAGTGGAACAAGTGGATGGTCAAATTACACGGTAATCTTTAATGGCACGCAACCAAGCATACCAGACGGTGCCATTCCAGTTAAAGCATACTTGTATGCACCATATAACTGGGATAACAAGGGCACACTACCATGGGAGGGTGCCGCGACAACATACCTCACAATACAATTTAACGACGCCATATTCCAACCAGGAAACTACACAAGATGGTACTGGGACCAGTCAAACTTCGGAGGCTACGCTAATTACAAATATGGTCTGTTAGTCTATGATGTCACAGAATATTACAAACCAAACCAGGAGAATGTGGTGAACGTAACATTATCAGTCCCGGCATCAATGCAGACCCACACACTCAGCATGTACCCGTTCACACTCCTAGTAATCTACAATGACACGGGATCAAGGAGACAAATATTCCTAGCAGAAGAATACGACATCCTACTGTTAGGTTCAACATATGGGACAAGTCCTGATGAAACAATAGCATACATCAACTTCAACGGCACCATCGACACCAACAAGGTTAAGAATGCCACCTATTATGCCTGGGCAACCCACGCGGGTCCAAACGAGGGAAACGTATACTTTAATGACCAACTACTAGCATCAGGGGTATGGCAAGGGAACTCCCAGACATCATATCCAGAGGTTTTCAATGTTACGGGAAGACTCCGACCAGAAAACAACACAGCAGCTATACAAGGAACAGATTCCGGTGGCATGGGGGCAATCCTCCAGATACTACTGGTAGAATATGAAATGGAGATAAAGGCTAATTTCACGGCCAGTCCAACGATTGGAGTTGTACCATTAACTGTTCAATTCCAGGACTTGTCAACTGGGGCCACTGAATGGCTTTGGGATTTTGGTGACGGAACTAACAGTACCGAGCAGAACCCAACCCACATTTACACACAACCCGGGGAGTATACTGTAACTCTCACGGTGAAGGGTCCTGGAGGAGAGGACACACTAACAAGCTACATAACAGTTGCAAGGGTCCTGAACCTGCAAACTAATAGGACATTTGATAGGATCCAGGATGCTATAAATGACAATGAAACACAGAATGGTCACATTATACTCGTAGGCGAGGGCAACTACACAGAAAACATAGGCCTGACGAAATCTTTAACATTAAAAGCCAATGGGGTCGTTAACCTCATTGCAAGCAATACAGGCAGTAACGTTATCAAAGTAAATGCGAATGACACATGCGTCGAGGGCTTCATTATACAAGGAGCCACAGGTTCTGGCGCTGCAGGGATACTAGTCGATGGATATGACCGCTGCACATTAATCAACAACACTGTTATCAACAACTATTATGGAATTAGACTCGTGAATTCAGAGGCTTGCATGCTCCGTAACAATAGTATCATAAATAATACGCGCAACCTGGGGGTATTCACTAAATTTGTTCATGACATTGACACAAGCAACAGCGTCAATGGGAAACCAATATACTACCTGATGAACGTCCAGGATATGACCTTCACAGGTGATGTGGGATTCATTGGACTAGTGAACGCTACGAACATCACAATAAAGGATATTAGCATCTCAAATTCACAGCAGGGGATACTACTGGTCAATACAACCAACTCGATTATTGAAAACGTAACTCTAACCCAGAACAGGTTCGGAGTAGACATCTTCAATTCTAGCATGATAACGATCAAGGATAGCACGATAACAGATATTGACAGTGTAGCTATCATCTTCCGACAGCCAACCACTGAGAATACGATAGAAAATAATACTATAGGAAACTGCGGCCATTCTGGCATATACTGCAATGATGGGATAACCAATAGTATAATAAGATACAATAACGTGCAAGCCAGTCTTTATGGTATAATAGCATATGGGGATGGTAACAACACAATAGCGTACAATAACATCACAAGTGGCGGGCTACAAATAGGTAGCAACAACATCGTAACAGATAATATAATAAACCCGGGCTCAGCCAGGTCAGTTATATATATCGGGGGTAGCAACAATCTCATAGCCAATAACACAGTCTATGTTGCAGATAAAAGCGGTATCCGCACCGAAACTGGAGGAAACAATACAATAATAAACAACACCCTGATAGGGACAAACAAACAGGGATATGGAATCGTGCCACTAAACAGTGACACAGTACAAAACAACATAGTAACAGACTGCAATTATGGAATATGGCCATACAATGCCAGGAACTGTACAATAACATGGAACAACGTCACAGGATGCAACTATGGAATCTACATAGTAGGTGGAGGTAATCATACAATCCATGACAACATCATCAGAGAAAACACGAAAGGTATTCGATTGACAGGCTCTGGTATAGGGGCCAGTACAGGGAACCTCCTATACAATAACTACTTCATCAATAATACAAACCAGACCGAAGGAGATCCAAGTAATAACAATTGGAACACGACAGAGGCTGGTAATTACTGGTCAGATTACACAGGAGACGACAACAACGGGGATGGTATAGGAGACATACCATACCAGCAGGACCAGAAACCATTAATTGTTGACCTCATGATCGAAAATGTCACAATAACAACTAACACTATACAAGTGAGGGTTAAGAATAATGGAAAGGCAGACCTCACACGTATAAGCCCCAATGCAAGCTTCCCAGTCAAAATATTCTATGATACCCAGGAATCCACGCACCTGATAGGACCATTAGCACCTGGAGGATCACAAACAATAACACAGGAAATCACCATCACACTGGGAAGCCACCAGCTTAACATAACCATCCTATACAATGATACAACACACCACCTTGGAGATACAAGTATAAGAGATGCTAACATCACCAACAATATCCAAAACATGACCCTAACATTCCTACGAGACCTTAAAATCACTAACATTACATATAATCCAGGTAATGCGGCCGGGCACCGTGAATTATTCGCCAACGAACCCAACATGATCAACATAACCATAAGTAACGAAGGAAACCTAGACGCAGGCCAATTCAAAGTGAAACTTACAATAGGCGATTACACCAGGACAAAGACCATAACGGGCTTACCTGCAAACTCAACTACCAATGTGACATTCGATGATTTCACACCAACAATAGCAGAACCCGTGAACATCACAGTCATAGTGGATAGCGACAATGAAGTTGAAGAAAGCGATGAAACCAACAACAGTCACGAGACAACAGCTACGGTCTACTACAACGGATACAAGGGTAAAAGGTACACCAATGGTAGTGACATCATCACAGTGCTAGAATTCGAAGGAAACATAAACCTGATTTACTCCCATGGCAATGCCACCTACCAGAGTAGTGGATGGACAACCTATACCGTCACTTGGACACCTACAGACCTACCTGTGCCGGAAAATGCCAACATAAAAGCAGCATTCCTCTACCAGCCATACACTTGGAATAACGGTACAATCGACTTCAACGCAACATTTAATGGGGAAACAATAAATCCAATCGCACACTACAATGACACAAAAGGATACGGAACAAGTAATTATCCTTCCGGGCTCGTTGTCTACAATATAACCGACAAATTCCAGAAAAACCAGGATAACACACTAGTCCTTACAAGGGGACCCAGTAATCTAGCACTTTATGGCTCCTACATCATCATAATCTACGAGGATAGCAACGAAACCTACAAGAGGATATGGATCAACCAGGAAGCAGACATGCTATACAGTCGCCCAGATTATGGTGTAAATGATACAGAAGCAACAGCATACGCTGTATTCAATAATGTCCAGAAAACCAGCAATGCCATGATAATAGCAGTACTAGCATCAGCCAACGAAGCTAACAAGAGCAAATTTTACGTTAACAACCAGGAATACCCTGGATTCTGGACAGCCTACAATGCCACAACACAGATGGGCTTCAGCATATACAACGTAACAGAAGCACTAACCAACGGCACAAACATACTAGCCTTCCAGAGCTATAACAACGGAAGCAACGGAGACAACATGGTAGCATACCAGGCAATACTAATCACAGAATACAAGGCTGCTAATATAACAGTGAGTAACCTTACAGTGTCCCCAACAAGTGGAGTCGCACCACTTAACATAACAGTCACTGCTAACCTCACTAATACTGGTGAGGTTCCAGGGGACTACACTGCAAACTTGAAGGTCAACGATACTGTGGTTGAGACTAGGACAGTAACGGTCCAGGCAGGAGAAACAGTACCGGTAACATTCACAAGGACACTACAAGCCGGAGTATACAATGTAACGATAGACGATCTACCACCAGTGACTGTAAATGTCCTGAAACCCGCTAATATAACAGTGAGTAACCTTACAGTGTCCCCAACAAGTGGAGTGGCACCACTTAACATAACAGTCACTGCTAACCTCACTAATACTGGTGAGGTTCCAGGGGACTACACTGCAAACTTGAAGGTCAACGATACTGTGGTTGAGACTAGGACAGTAACGGTCCAGGCAGGAGAAACAGTACCGGTAACATTCACAAGGACACTACAAGCCGGAGTATACAATGTAACGATAGACGATCTACCACCAGTGACTGTAAATGTCCTGAAACCCGCTAATATAACAGTGAGTAACCTTACAGTGTCCCCAACAAGTGGAGTGGCACCACTTAACATAACAGTCACTGCTAACCTCACTAATACTGGTGAGGTTCCAGGGGACTACACTGCAAACTTGAAGGTCAACGATACTGTGGTTGAGACTAGGACAGTAACGGTCCAGGCAGGAGAAACAGTACCGGTAACATTCACAAGGACACTACAAGCCGGAGTATACAATGTAACGATAGACAATCTTGAACCAGTGACTGTAACTGTATCAAGTGCTGGTGTTAGGATAGTTGATCTTGCAGTGGCTGCTAATACCATAAAATCATATTATGAGCGTTATGGTAGGCTGCCAAGTTCTGTGACAATCGCAGGACAGAAGTATACTATGGCACAGTTACTCTACTTGCTTACAAGTGCCACGGTCAATATAAATGCTGGTAATTTGGCTCCAATCAATCCTAGGAGTGTTGCACCTCCACCATCACCCGGTGGAAGTTATAGGCATGGCAGGCTTTACAAGTCAGAGTATCTGCGAGTTGCTGGGAATATCATGACGTTCATTGGAAGGTATGGTCGAGCACCCAATTATGCTAGTACAAGTCTTGGCAGGATACCATTCCAGCGCCTGGTCTACATGTACTCCAAGATCATAGCATTCTACGGAACAAACAACAGACTACCCAATTACGTCAGAATCGTATCAAGTGCTGGTGTTAGGATAGTTGATCTTGCAGTGGCTGCTAATACCATAAAATCATATTATGAGCGTTATGGTAGGCTGCCAAGTTCTGTGACAATCGCAGGACAGAAGTATACTATGGCACAGTTACTCTACTTGCTTACAAGTGCCACGGTCAATATAAATGCTGGTAATTTGGCTCCAATCAATCCTAGGAGTGTTGCACCTCCACCATCACCCGGTGGAAGTTATAGGCATGGCAGGCTTTACAAGTCAGAGTATCTGCGAGTTGCTGGGAATATCATGACGTTCATTGGAAGGTATGGTCGAGCACCCAATTATGCTAGTACAAGTCTTGGCAGGATACCATTCCAGCGCCTGGTCTACATGTACTCCAAGATCATAGCATTCTACGGAACAAACAACAGACTACCCAATTACGTCAGAATCTAA